From the Amycolatopsis thermoflava N1165 genome, one window contains:
- the rpsR gene encoding 30S ribosomal protein S18 — translation MAKPPIRKPKKKVCVFCKAEQKGHPELIDYKDTNLLRKYISDRGKIRARRVTGNCSQHQRDIATAVKNSREMALLPYTSTAR, via the coding sequence GTGGCCAAGCCACCCATCCGCAAGCCCAAGAAGAAGGTCTGCGTGTTCTGCAAGGCCGAGCAGAAGGGCCACCCGGAACTCATCGACTACAAGGACACCAACCTGCTGCGGAAGTACATCTCCGACCGCGGCAAGATCCGTGCCCGCCGGGTGACCGGCAACTGCAGCCAGCACCAGCGCGACATCGCCACCGCGGTCAAGAACTCCCGCGAGATGGCGCTGCTGCCCTACACCTCGACCGCGCGCTGA
- a CDS encoding single-stranded DNA-binding protein — protein sequence MAGDTVITVVGNLTSDPELRFTPSGAAVANFTVASTPRTFDRQSGEWKDGEALFLRCNIWRQAAENVAESLTRGARVVVQGRLKQRSFETKEGEKRTVVELEVDEIGPSLRYATAKVNKVSRGSGGGGGGYGGNTGGGAPADDPWGSAPPAGDSGGFADEPPF from the coding sequence ATGGCTGGAGACACCGTCATCACCGTGGTCGGCAACCTGACGTCCGACCCCGAGCTGCGGTTCACCCCGTCCGGCGCCGCCGTCGCGAACTTCACCGTCGCGTCCACGCCGCGCACCTTCGACCGCCAGTCCGGCGAGTGGAAGGACGGCGAGGCGCTGTTCCTGCGCTGCAACATCTGGCGGCAGGCGGCGGAGAACGTCGCGGAGAGCCTGACGCGCGGTGCCCGCGTCGTCGTGCAGGGCCGCCTCAAGCAGCGGTCGTTCGAAACCAAGGAAGGCGAGAAGCGGACCGTCGTCGAGCTCGAGGTCGACGAGATCGGTCCGTCGCTGCGCTACGCCACCGCCAAGGTGAACAAGGTCAGCCGCGGCAGCGGCGGCGGTGGCGGCGGCTACGGCGGGAACACCGGCGGTGGTGCCCCCGCCGACGACCCGTGGGGTTCCGCCCCGCCTGCGGGCGACAGCGGCGGTTTCGCCGACGAGCCCCCCTTCTGA
- the rpsF gene encoding 30S ribosomal protein S6 produces the protein MSRHYEVMVILDPTLDERKVAPTLDTFLNVIRTSGGSVEKVDVWGRRRLSYEIKKHAEGIYAVLDLNSEPDAVKELDRQLSLQETVLRTKVVRKPVPRKAAKAAAKA, from the coding sequence GTGTCGCGCCATTACGAGGTGATGGTCATCCTCGACCCCACGCTCGACGAGCGTAAGGTCGCCCCGACTCTGGACACGTTCCTCAACGTCATCCGCACGTCCGGCGGAAGCGTGGAGAAGGTCGACGTGTGGGGCCGTCGCCGGCTCTCGTACGAGATCAAGAAGCACGCCGAGGGCATCTACGCCGTGCTGGACCTCAACAGCGAGCCCGACGCGGTGAAGGAGCTCGACCGGCAGCTGTCGCTGCAGGAGACCGTGCTCCGCACCAAGGTCGTCCGCAAGCCGGTCCCGCGCAAGGCCGCCAAGGCCGCGGCGAAGGCCTGA